A stretch of the Janthinobacterium sp. B9-8 genome encodes the following:
- a CDS encoding retropepsin-like aspartic protease family protein, translating to MRSTLSIVLVWLLVAGGIYWGFNAFLAYQYNPNTRTSLSSGQGQQLILKRSRDGHFRLNGRINGQPVVLLIDTGATAMTLGASLAKRLQLKEGQPFMSQTANGVVQGYQSKLEQFSFGPFEFNQVTVGVVPQLGDEILLGMNVIKRFEVTLKDDQMILKMNH from the coding sequence ATGCGTTCGACGTTGTCTATTGTTTTAGTGTGGCTATTGGTGGCAGGTGGCATTTACTGGGGATTTAATGCTTTTTTAGCGTATCAATACAATCCCAATACACGGACATCCCTAAGTTCAGGGCAGGGGCAGCAACTTATTTTAAAGCGCTCCAGAGATGGGCATTTTCGTTTAAATGGCCGCATAAATGGCCAACCTGTGGTGTTGCTTATTGATACAGGCGCAACAGCAATGACTTTGGGCGCGTCGCTGGCAAAGCGCTTACAGCTTAAGGAAGGCCAGCCTTTTATGTCGCAAACTGCAAATGGCGTGGTGCAGGGATACCAGTCTAAGCTTGAGCAGTTTTCATTTGGGCCTTTTGAGTTTAATCAGGTGACCGTAGGCGTAGTGCCGCAGCTGGGTGATGAAATATTACTCGGTATGAATGTGATTAAGCGCTTTGAGGTGACGCTAAAAGACGATCAGATGATCCTTAAAATGAATCACTGA
- a CDS encoding zinc metalloprotease HtpX — MMLLLVLAFYALRLDLYGSALPSLLNFIALAGASLLCAYCAFFISRYKARQSLATKFIETPRNPMEDWLLGIVAQQARQAGIRSPKVGIYDSVDINAFASGINRSMIAVSSGMLCFMPRDETEAVLGHEISHLARHDMSRLIAYQGALNLGLFYFSVLSAYGISGLFFNQTGEMALLMMMLGAELFFSVLVVLLLMRFSRQLEFRADAGGAALSKRAAMIAALERLNSERWWPPPEKMAVCGIKGSISSGLRHLLMSHSTLGERISLLKRGY; from the coding sequence ATGATGCTTTTGCTTGTGCTTGCTTTTTACGCCCTTCGCCTTGATTTATACGGGTCTGCACTACCATCACTATTGAATTTTATTGCTTTGGCTGGAGCGTCTTTGCTCTGCGCTTATTGTGCTTTTTTTATTTCAAGATACAAAGCCCGGCAATCACTCGCCACGAAATTTATCGAAACGCCCCGTAACCCGATGGAAGACTGGTTGTTAGGCATCGTTGCACAACAAGCCAGGCAGGCTGGAATTCGCAGCCCCAAAGTGGGTATTTATGATTCTGTGGATATCAATGCGTTTGCCTCAGGCATAAACCGCAGCATGATTGCGGTATCAAGCGGCATGTTGTGCTTTATGCCAAGGGATGAGACCGAAGCGGTGCTAGGGCATGAAATCAGCCATCTTGCGCGACATGATATGTCTAGGCTGATTGCGTATCAGGGGGCGCTAAACCTAGGCCTGTTTTATTTTTCCGTATTAAGTGCTTACGGCATATCAGGGTTGTTTTTTAATCAGACTGGCGAAATGGCCTTACTGATGATGATGCTAGGTGCTGAGCTGTTTTTTAGTGTCTTGGTGGTGTTGCTGCTGATGCGCTTTTCCCGCCAACTGGAGTTTCGGGCTGATGCAGGAGGAGCGGCGCTATCCAAAAGAGCTGCAATGATTGCAGCGCTGGAGCGCTTAAATAGCGAGCGCTGGTGGCCTCCGCCGGAAAAAATGGCGGTATGTGGCATTAAAGGCAGCATCAGTAGCGGGCTAAGACATTTATTGATGTCGCACTCCACGCTGGGTGAGCGTATTAGCCTGCTTAAACGTGGGTATTAA
- a CDS encoding MerR family transcriptional regulator: MYIGELAKLTGASPKAIRHYEALGLLGAVQRSGAYRVYADRDVLLLRLIRQAQGLGFKLSELHFLKSTQSQPDWQQLEQLLASKRLSIVAEIKRLEQLDSQLEALSLEISACPEIQASLADCIA; the protein is encoded by the coding sequence ATGTATATTGGAGAGCTTGCTAAGTTGACGGGTGCATCGCCCAAGGCCATCCGGCACTATGAGGCGCTGGGTTTGCTGGGTGCGGTACAGCGCTCTGGGGCTTATCGGGTTTATGCTGATCGCGATGTGTTGTTGCTTCGTTTAATCAGGCAGGCGCAGGGGCTGGGGTTTAAGTTGTCTGAGCTACATTTTTTAAAAAGCACTCAAAGTCAGCCAGATTGGCAGCAATTAGAGCAATTGCTGGCCAGTAAGCGGCTTAGTATTGTTGCTGAAATAAAGCGTCTTGAGCAGCTGGATAGCCAGCTAGAGGCACTTAGTTTGGAAATCAGCGCCTGCCCGGAAATACAGGCTAGCCTAGCAGATTGTATTGCTTGA
- the nhaR gene encoding transcriptional activator NhaR produces the protein MRINRKNLMEKAIMLNYKQLYYFWSVAKAGSITRAAEQLHLTPQTISGQLAELERSLGTDLFRRTGRRLELTSAGKMANEHAREIFQIGNELEQTLKRGSTEQSFRVGVADAVPKSIAYQLLAPAIALAEPVRLICYEDKLERLFAELAIHKLDLVIADQPLPSELGVKGYNHSLGQCGIALYAVPELAARYREGFPRSLNGAPLLLPGDKVAVQTPLLRWFQEQDLQPRIVGQFDDSALMKAFGRAGAGVFPAPAIMEEEIQKQQGAELIGHIKSVVVNYYAISVERRLTHPAVLAVSEAARQSIFAKK, from the coding sequence TTGCGTATTAATCGTAAAAACTTGATGGAAAAAGCCATTATGCTCAACTATAAGCAGCTTTATTACTTCTGGAGCGTTGCCAAAGCAGGCAGCATTACCCGTGCAGCCGAACAGCTACACCTCACCCCGCAAACCATCAGCGGCCAGCTGGCAGAGTTAGAACGCTCCTTAGGCACAGATTTATTTCGCCGCACCGGTCGCCGACTAGAGCTGACTTCAGCCGGAAAAATGGCCAATGAGCATGCCCGGGAGATTTTTCAGATTGGTAACGAGCTAGAGCAAACACTCAAGAGAGGTAGCACCGAGCAATCATTTCGAGTCGGCGTGGCCGATGCCGTACCAAAATCCATCGCCTATCAACTCCTCGCCCCCGCCATCGCCTTGGCTGAGCCGGTGCGGCTGATTTGCTATGAAGACAAGCTGGAGCGCTTATTTGCCGAGCTCGCCATCCATAAATTAGATTTAGTCATCGCCGATCAGCCATTGCCATCCGAGCTGGGCGTAAAAGGCTATAACCACTCACTTGGGCAGTGCGGCATTGCCCTCTACGCGGTGCCAGAGCTTGCGGCCCGTTATCGTGAAGGGTTCCCTCGCTCGCTCAATGGCGCCCCCTTGCTACTACCAGGCGATAAAGTAGCGGTGCAAACGCCGCTGCTGCGCTGGTTTCAAGAACAAGATCTGCAGCCGCGAATTGTCGGGCAATTTGATGATAGCGCCCTGATGAAAGCATTTGGCAGAGCCGGTGCAGGTGTGTTTCCTGCTCCGGCCATCATGGAAGAAGAAATCCAAAAACAACAAGGAGCCGAGCTAATCGGCCATATCAAGTCTGTAGTCGTAAATTACTACGCTATTTCAGTAGAAAGACGCCTCACTCATCCGGCGGTGCTGGCGGTTAGCGAAGCCGCCAGGCAATCCATATTTGCAAAAAAATAA
- a CDS encoding ferredoxin--NADP reductase: MSAFATEHVLSVRHWNDTLFSFTTTRDDSLRFENGQFVMIGLEVNGKPLMRAYSIASPNYSETLEFFSIKVQDGPLTSRLQHLKEGDPLLVSRKPTGTLVLSDLKPAKNLYYLSTGTGLAPFMSLIQDPDAYEQYEKIILVHGVRTVSELAYADFIEKELPHNEFFGDAVREKLIYYPTVTREPFRNQGRLTDLFESGKLERDIGLPPLNPETDRAMLCGSPAMLKDTCALLDARGFQVSKRIGQPGDYVIERAFVEK; encoded by the coding sequence ATGAGCGCTTTTGCTACCGAACACGTGTTATCGGTTCGCCACTGGAACGATACCTTGTTCAGCTTTACCACTACGCGCGATGATTCGCTGCGTTTTGAGAATGGCCAGTTTGTGATGATTGGCCTAGAAGTAAACGGCAAGCCGCTGATGCGTGCTTACTCGATTGCTAGCCCGAATTACTCCGAAACTTTGGAGTTTTTCAGTATTAAAGTGCAAGACGGCCCGCTGACGTCCCGTCTGCAACACTTGAAAGAAGGCGACCCACTCCTAGTTAGCCGTAAGCCGACAGGTACTTTGGTGCTGAGCGATTTAAAGCCCGCCAAGAATCTCTATTACCTTTCAACAGGTACCGGTCTTGCGCCATTTATGAGCTTGATTCAAGACCCAGACGCTTACGAGCAATACGAAAAAATCATTTTGGTACACGGTGTGCGCACAGTGAGCGAGCTGGCTTATGCCGACTTTATTGAAAAAGAGCTGCCACACAATGAGTTCTTTGGCGATGCCGTAAGAGAGAAGCTGATTTACTACCCAACGGTGACGCGTGAGCCATTCCGTAACCAAGGTCGTTTAACTGATTTGTTTGAATCGGGTAAATTGGAACGCGATATCGGCCTGCCACCGCTCAACCCAGAAACAGACCGCGCCATGCTTTGCGGCAGCCCAGCCATGCTGAAAGACACTTGCGCGTTACTCGATGCGCGTGGTTTCCAAGTCTCTAAGCGCATCGGCCAGCCTGGTGATTACGTGATTGAGCGTGCTTTTGTAGAGAAGTAA
- a CDS encoding TerC family protein, producing MNAAISIGEPWMWAAFIGFVLVMLALDLFVFGGSKVHKVSVKEALSWSLVWVSLALLFNAGMWWYLNGTVGAEIADRKALEFFTGYLIEKSLSVDNVFVFLLIFTAFNVPAEFQRRVLVYGVLGALLMRAVMILAGAWVVQEFSWVLYLFGAFLLVTGVRMLFVAEEEPDMTKNPVLKIARKYLRVSDDHHGEKFVVKKDGIRYFTPLFLVLILVEISDVVFAVDSIPAIFAITTDPFIVFTSNIFAIMGLRALYFLLADMADRFHLLQYGLALVLAFIGTKMLIMPWFHMPIAVSLTVVAGLIGGSVIASLYMTRNQAK from the coding sequence GTGAATGCAGCCATCTCAATAGGTGAGCCGTGGATGTGGGCCGCCTTTATAGGTTTTGTGCTGGTGATGCTTGCCCTTGATTTATTTGTTTTTGGCGGCAGCAAGGTACATAAAGTCAGCGTAAAAGAAGCTTTAAGCTGGTCTTTGGTTTGGGTGAGCTTAGCGCTGCTGTTTAATGCCGGCATGTGGTGGTATTTAAATGGCACGGTAGGGGCAGAGATTGCTGATCGCAAGGCTTTAGAATTCTTTACTGGCTATTTGATCGAGAAATCGCTCTCTGTTGATAATGTCTTTGTCTTCTTGCTGATCTTTACAGCCTTTAATGTACCTGCTGAATTTCAGCGCCGCGTCTTGGTTTATGGCGTGCTGGGCGCATTGCTGATGCGGGCAGTGATGATTTTGGCTGGCGCATGGGTTGTGCAAGAATTTAGCTGGGTGCTTTATCTGTTTGGCGCATTCTTGCTGGTAACAGGTGTTCGGATGTTGTTTGTGGCAGAAGAAGAGCCGGATATGACTAAGAACCCAGTGCTTAAGATTGCGCGTAAATATCTGCGTGTTTCTGATGACCATCATGGCGAAAAGTTTGTAGTGAAGAAAGATGGCATTCGCTATTTCACGCCGCTATTTTTGGTGCTGATCTTGGTTGAAATCTCGGATGTGGTATTTGCGGTTGATTCTATTCCGGCTATTTTTGCAATTACAACCGATCCATTTATTGTCTTTACTTCTAATATATTCGCGATTATGGGTTTGCGAGCTTTGTATTTCCTATTGGCGGATATGGCCGATCGCTTTCACTTATTGCAATATGGTTTGGCCTTGGTGCTGGCCTTTATCGGTACCAAAATGCTGATCATGCCTTGGTTCCATATGCCTATTGCCGTTTCATTAACGGTGGTTGCGGGCTTAATTGGCGGTAGCGTGATTGCTAGTTTGTATATGACACGTAATCAGGCCAAGTAA
- a CDS encoding NAD(P)H-dependent oxidoreductase, which translates to MKTLVILGHPSADSLCGALAEAYTQAALQAGKEVRQIRLGDLQFDPVLHKGYTQIQPLEPDLLAAQQVLLWAEHLVFVYPIWWGAMPALMKGFIDRIFLSGFAFKYRVNSLQWDKLLAGRSAHLLVTMDSPPWYFRWIYRMPGHHQMKKTILEFSGVKPVRISSFGPVVGSTIKRREQWLGEVRRAAAA; encoded by the coding sequence ATGAAAACCTTAGTGATTCTTGGTCATCCCTCAGCGGATAGTTTGTGCGGCGCTTTGGCCGAGGCCTATACACAGGCAGCGCTTCAGGCGGGCAAAGAGGTGCGGCAGATTAGGCTGGGCGATTTGCAATTTGACCCCGTGCTACATAAAGGCTACACGCAGATTCAGCCACTGGAGCCTGATTTGCTGGCGGCGCAGCAAGTTCTACTTTGGGCTGAGCATTTGGTGTTTGTTTACCCGATTTGGTGGGGGGCCATGCCTGCCTTGATGAAAGGGTTTATCGATCGAATTTTCTTGTCGGGATTCGCTTTCAAGTATCGAGTCAATTCATTGCAATGGGATAAATTGCTGGCAGGGCGCAGCGCGCATTTATTAGTGACGATGGATTCACCGCCTTGGTATTTTCGCTGGATTTACCGCATGCCTGGCCATCATCAGATGAAGAAAACCATCCTGGAGTTTAGCGGTGTCAAGCCAGTGCGCATTTCTAGCTTTGGGCCTGTGGTGGGTTCGACCATTAAGCGGCGAGAACAATGGCTGGGCGAGGTGCGGCGTGCAGCTGCCGCCTAG
- a CDS encoding MGDG synthase family glycosyltransferase, whose product MQKILLLSVSAGAGHVRAAEAIRAYANIGDAHLEVLHLDVMQYVTAGFRKIYTDFYIKLVNKAPALWGYLYNFSNDAQVDSSIEKLRQKLERMNARALLKEITAFNPDAIICTHFLPAEILSRQLKKEVLNCPVWVQVTDFDLHRMWVHEGMAGYFAANDEVAFRMQAQGIAAEKISVTGIPIMPSFTAVASREQCAAEFGLDGKRTTILLMGGGAGLGSLDAIAARLLAMEGDFQLIAMAGKNEAALAALQALSLRYSGRVLPQGFTDKVERLMVCADLVVTKPGGLTTSECLAMGLPMIVNAPIPGQEERNADFLLEQGVALKAFDAVTLEYRIRYLLDNPAKLAEMSIKARALGRPAAGQQVLDTVLAQRP is encoded by the coding sequence ATGCAAAAAATATTATTACTGAGTGTTTCTGCTGGTGCCGGGCATGTGCGTGCGGCTGAGGCCATTCGCGCTTATGCAAATATCGGCGATGCCCATCTGGAAGTGCTGCATTTAGATGTGATGCAATATGTAACGGCAGGGTTTAGAAAAATATATACCGATTTTTATATTAAATTGGTGAATAAAGCACCTGCGCTATGGGGATATTTATATAACTTTAGCAATGATGCTCAGGTTGACAGCTCAATAGAAAAATTGCGGCAAAAACTAGAGCGGATGAATGCGCGTGCACTATTAAAAGAAATAACGGCATTTAACCCGGATGCCATTATTTGCACTCATTTTTTGCCCGCCGAGATTTTATCCAGGCAGCTCAAAAAAGAAGTATTAAATTGCCCTGTGTGGGTGCAGGTGACTGATTTTGATTTGCACCGAATGTGGGTACACGAGGGGATGGCAGGGTATTTTGCTGCAAATGATGAGGTGGCTTTCCGCATGCAGGCGCAAGGCATTGCAGCTGAAAAAATTAGCGTAACAGGCATACCAATTATGCCAAGTTTTACTGCTGTAGCCAGCCGCGAGCAATGCGCTGCCGAGTTTGGCTTAGATGGCAAACGCACGACCATTTTATTAATGGGCGGCGGTGCAGGCTTGGGTAGCCTGGATGCGATTGCGGCAAGGTTATTGGCAATGGAAGGAGATTTTCAGCTGATCGCGATGGCGGGTAAAAATGAGGCGGCTTTGGCGGCATTGCAGGCATTGTCTCTGCGCTATTCGGGCCGCGTTTTACCACAAGGCTTTACCGATAAAGTAGAGCGGCTGATGGTATGTGCGGATTTGGTGGTGACTAAGCCCGGTGGCCTGACTACTTCTGAATGCCTGGCGATGGGGTTGCCGATGATTGTGAATGCACCGATTCCGGGGCAGGAAGAGCGCAATGCGGATTTCTTACTAGAGCAAGGTGTGGCCTTGAAGGCATTTGATGCGGTGACTTTGGAGTATCGGATTCGGTATTTATTAGACAACCCTGCCAAGCTTGCTGAAATGAGCATAAAAGCACGCGCTTTGGGGCGGCCTGCCGCAGGCCAGCAGGTGCTTGATACGGTGTTGGCCCAACGGCCATAA
- a CDS encoding dual specificity protein phosphatase family protein has product MFNAVFKLLMVMLLVLPAYAVEPARKAEWATPIEHSVNLFRVTPEFYRSAQLDVKDVALIQSLGVKTVVSLRAFHSDQKILKNTSLKSVRVPMNTWDIEDKDVIAVLRAIKQAEAPVLLHCLHGADRTGLISAMYRILYQGWSKEQALEELMNGAYGYHSMWTNIPKYLNTVDIEKIRLAVEK; this is encoded by the coding sequence ATGTTCAATGCGGTATTTAAATTATTGATGGTGATGTTATTGGTTTTGCCTGCCTATGCTGTGGAGCCAGCACGTAAAGCCGAGTGGGCGACGCCTATTGAGCATTCGGTCAATTTATTCAGGGTAACACCCGAGTTTTATCGCAGCGCTCAGCTGGATGTTAAAGATGTGGCCTTGATTCAGTCTTTAGGTGTGAAAACGGTGGTGAGTTTGCGGGCTTTTCATTCTGATCAAAAAATATTAAAGAATACAAGCCTGAAATCTGTTCGTGTGCCGATGAATACCTGGGATATTGAAGATAAAGACGTGATTGCTGTTTTACGTGCAATAAAACAGGCAGAGGCGCCTGTTTTATTGCATTGCCTACATGGTGCTGATCGTACCGGTTTGATTTCGGCCATGTACCGCATTCTTTATCAGGGCTGGAGCAAAGAGCAGGCTTTGGAGGAATTAATGAATGGGGCTTATGGCTATCATTCAATGTGGACCAATATTCCAAAGTATTTAAACACCGTAGATATAGAAAAAATACGTCTTGCTGTTGAAAAATAA
- a CDS encoding helicase-related protein → MTESLIDSPDLSLINDYLQSYHATLVTTDGCYAVSVQGVIELAGRQIAYHLVPDEGFLGKSSKWRKLDTAARFAMLKARWNDEARAKLEAQLAHCAEQVLAIARDFDLDPTATLTAFQAKYELARFRCQLALDRIDALKGGKAATRQADKTHNAVNLSLYPESFTVAQAMPRHFIAILGPTNSGKTHAAMQHLMKAKSGVYLAPLRLLALENYRRLTDAGVAVSLITGEQRKLHPEATHVASTVEMLNPNRVIEVAVIDEIQLLEDQDRGAAWTAAVCGVPASTVYLLGALEAQPAIESLVKRVGGTLEVRKLQRMSPLEMEKKPLGSLSNLQAGDVLIAFSRREVLNWRDQAIEQGFKVSAIYGNLSPEVRQAQAERFIDGTTKIVVGTDAIGMGLNTPARRIIFTTANKWDGYAEGTIAASLAKQIAGRAGRFGEHESGFVAGLDAKTHQMIAALLKQAPEPLPSTGFFVSPNLDYLQQISGATGETKLQPLLELFAKHINVHDEFFLPANLSEQIEKARWLDTLTLPLTDRFVFSLCPISTKFAMLESAFKDWTQARAKCRAVPLLRMDGMGGRNELQYLEDTCKLYSAYAWLGFRMPDTFPSGEMAESLMQSTSEEIDKLLQKQNTSRKPAKVGKARRGAWAK, encoded by the coding sequence ATGACTGAATCCCTGATCGACTCCCCGGACCTTTCCTTAATTAACGATTATCTACAAAGCTATCACGCTACCTTGGTGACGACTGATGGCTGTTACGCTGTTTCGGTGCAGGGGGTAATCGAGCTGGCTGGGCGGCAGATTGCTTATCATCTGGTTCCTGATGAAGGCTTTTTGGGAAAAAGCAGCAAGTGGCGCAAGCTCGATACTGCCGCACGTTTTGCCATGCTTAAAGCGCGCTGGAATGACGAGGCCCGCGCCAAGTTAGAAGCGCAGCTTGCGCACTGTGCCGAACAAGTGCTGGCGATTGCCCGCGATTTTGATCTCGACCCCACCGCAACGCTGACGGCGTTTCAGGCTAAATACGAGCTGGCGCGTTTCCGTTGCCAACTGGCACTGGATCGGATCGATGCGCTGAAAGGCGGCAAGGCGGCCACGCGCCAGGCAGACAAAACCCATAATGCAGTGAATTTATCGCTGTATCCCGAATCATTTACCGTAGCGCAAGCCATGCCACGGCACTTTATTGCCATTCTTGGCCCGACCAATTCGGGTAAAACCCACGCGGCCATGCAGCATTTGATGAAAGCCAAGTCTGGCGTATATCTGGCCCCGCTGCGTTTGTTGGCTTTAGAAAATTACCGTCGTTTAACAGACGCGGGTGTGGCGGTCAGCCTGATTACTGGCGAGCAAAGAAAGCTGCACCCCGAAGCCACCCATGTGGCCAGCACAGTAGAAATGCTCAACCCTAATCGTGTGATTGAAGTCGCGGTGATCGATGAAATCCAACTCTTAGAAGATCAAGACCGAGGCGCTGCTTGGACGGCAGCGGTGTGTGGCGTGCCCGCTAGCACCGTGTATTTGCTTGGCGCGCTGGAGGCACAGCCCGCGATTGAATCTTTGGTTAAGCGGGTGGGCGGCACATTAGAAGTGCGCAAATTGCAGCGCATGTCGCCGCTGGAAATGGAGAAAAAACCGCTAGGTTCTTTATCTAATTTGCAGGCTGGCGATGTGCTGATTGCATTTTCGCGCCGAGAAGTATTGAACTGGCGCGATCAGGCGATTGAGCAGGGCTTTAAAGTGTCGGCGATTTACGGCAATTTATCCCCTGAAGTGCGCCAAGCGCAGGCTGAGCGATTTATCGATGGGACCACCAAAATTGTCGTGGGTACAGACGCTATCGGCATGGGCCTCAACACGCCCGCTAGACGGATTATTTTTACCACGGCCAATAAATGGGATGGCTACGCCGAAGGCACCATTGCCGCCTCGCTGGCGAAGCAAATTGCCGGGCGGGCAGGGCGCTTTGGCGAGCACGAATCTGGCTTTGTGGCAGGGCTGGACGCGAAAACGCACCAGATGATTGCCGCATTACTCAAGCAAGCGCCAGAGCCATTGCCCAGCACCGGCTTCTTTGTGTCGCCAAATCTGGATTATCTGCAGCAAATTTCTGGTGCAACCGGCGAGACCAAATTGCAACCCCTGCTGGAGTTATTTGCCAAGCATATTAATGTGCACGATGAATTCTTCTTGCCTGCTAATCTAAGCGAGCAAATAGAAAAAGCCCGCTGGTTGGATACGCTGACTCTGCCGCTGACCGATCGCTTTGTATTCAGCCTTTGCCCTATTTCCACTAAGTTTGCCATGCTGGAATCGGCGTTTAAAGACTGGACGCAAGCCCGTGCCAAGTGCCGTGCCGTGCCACTCTTACGCATGGATGGTATGGGTGGGCGTAATGAATTGCAATACTTGGAAGACACTTGCAAGCTGTATTCTGCCTACGCATGGCTGGGTTTCAGAATGCCAGATACCTTCCCTAGTGGCGAAATGGCCGAGTCACTGATGCAATCGACCTCTGAAGAGATCGATAAGCTCTTGCAAAAGCAAAACACCAGCCGCAAACCCGCCAAGGTGGGCAAGGCACGGCGTGGCGCTTGGGCTAAGTGA
- a CDS encoding diguanylate cyclase, whose product MLKVFILIVCLFGLFSVGQASDPTSSFLLHRQSSAEYINSNIEYFIDTSGKMKLGDVRSHAEFVSAGGRNVLAQIRHPVWFRIQLQLSHDAPKRWWLDYQTFSPVELLFYAPDKNGQYIEHISRKYEPFSAHPLSGRPFFYPIEFNQHQSMVIYWRSTVHSAFVFPVKIWQQEQWIDLTLSEYLFYGILLGIMLGLSFYNLLIYLRLKDKMFLLYFFAILSYMFYAINVNGLDLNVLWTSEFHRYKGLSSCISAAAGIFSILFAISLLGDAEKRKWFDYVLYGVVVVYLCAFLLVFIHEYSWAELFTQWAGAVWLPLVLAMSAYLSYQGSIWARYYLLGEGPTLIGSTLLVLLTQGVIEANRFNMIFYFIAGAWSAILFSQALAEKVNSLKKATTAALNMAVAEKTARLQEAELYRATLEEKVNQRTKELSLEILKHQQTFEQLRASQSKLEEMAYSDALTGLPNRRMFQERLLHVFGKAQQQGGEFALALIDLDHFKRINDSMGHGAGDQLLQMVALCLMDALRQCDTVARLGGDEFAMIFAGPISRNDAIGICQRLLQGFDEPVFIDGQQVKTGMSIGLAWFPENGSNIDEVIAAADAALYQAKAAGRHTLSYMGDVLDLNNY is encoded by the coding sequence ATGCTTAAAGTCTTCATACTCATTGTTTGTTTATTTGGCCTGTTTTCTGTGGGCCAGGCGAGTGACCCCACCTCGTCTTTTCTTTTGCATCGCCAAAGTAGCGCTGAATATATCAATTCAAATATTGAATACTTTATTGATACTTCAGGAAAAATGAAGCTGGGCGATGTGCGTAGCCACGCTGAGTTTGTCTCTGCGGGGGGGCGTAATGTGCTGGCGCAGATTCGTCACCCGGTTTGGTTTCGTATTCAGCTGCAGCTTAGCCACGATGCGCCAAAACGCTGGTGGTTGGATTACCAGACATTTAGCCCTGTTGAGTTATTGTTTTATGCGCCGGATAAAAATGGCCAGTATATTGAGCATATCTCAAGAAAATATGAGCCTTTTTCGGCTCACCCTTTGTCCGGTCGGCCATTTTTTTATCCTATTGAATTTAATCAACATCAAAGCATGGTGATCTATTGGCGCTCAACCGTGCATAGTGCTTTTGTTTTTCCTGTGAAAATATGGCAGCAGGAACAATGGATAGATTTAACTTTGAGTGAGTATCTTTTTTACGGCATATTGCTTGGAATTATGCTTGGGTTGTCTTTCTATAATCTTCTTATTTATTTAAGATTGAAAGATAAAATGTTTTTATTGTATTTTTTCGCCATACTCAGTTATATGTTTTATGCGATCAATGTGAATGGTCTTGATTTAAATGTTTTATGGACGAGTGAGTTTCATCGCTACAAGGGGTTATCTTCATGTATCAGTGCAGCTGCGGGTATTTTCTCGATATTATTTGCTATTTCTTTATTGGGTGATGCAGAAAAAAGAAAATGGTTTGATTATGTTTTGTATGGCGTTGTTGTTGTCTATTTATGTGCATTTCTTCTGGTATTTATCCACGAATATTCCTGGGCTGAGCTGTTCACTCAATGGGCGGGGGCGGTATGGCTGCCTTTGGTATTGGCGATGTCTGCATATCTTAGCTATCAGGGCTCGATATGGGCCAGATACTATTTACTGGGTGAAGGGCCTACGCTGATTGGTAGCACTTTATTGGTATTGTTGACTCAGGGCGTTATTGAAGCTAATCGCTTTAATATGATATTTTATTTTATTGCAGGGGCATGGAGTGCCATTTTATTTTCGCAGGCTTTAGCTGAAAAAGTAAATAGCCTTAAAAAAGCCACAACGGCTGCGCTTAATATGGCTGTTGCAGAAAAAACGGCGCGTTTACAAGAGGCCGAATTATATCGTGCTACTTTGGAAGAAAAAGTAAATCAAAGAACAAAAGAGCTATCGCTTGAAATATTAAAACATCAGCAAACATTTGAGCAGTTACGGGCCAGCCAAAGCAAGCTTGAAGAAATGGCGTATAGCGATGCCTTAACAGGCTTGCCTAACCGGCGAATGTTTCAAGAACGCTTATTGCACGTGTTTGGCAAAGCCCAGCAGCAGGGGGGCGAGTTTGCATTGGCACTCATTGATTTGGATCATTTTAAGCGAATCAACGATAGTATGGGCCATGGTGCCGGGGATCAGCTGCTGCAAATGGTTGCTTTATGCTTAATGGATGCTTTGCGCCAGTGCGATACGGTGGCGCGTTTGGGCGGGGACGAGTTTGCCATGATCTTTGCCGGGCCCATTAGCCGGAACGATGCAATTGGCATTTGTCAGCGTCTTTTACAGGGCTTTGATGAACCTGTGTTTATTGACGGACAGCAAGTTAAAACAGGAATGAGCATTGGTCTGGCTTGGTTTCCTGAAAACGGATCAAATATAGATGAGGTGATAGCCGCCGCAGATGCCGCTTTGTATCAGGCCAAAGCCGCAGGACGGCATACGCTCAGCTATATGGGCGATGTGCTTGATTTAAATAATTATTAA